The genomic stretch AAAGTGGGACAGCTATTGCTGCAAAGTGTGTTTGAAAGCAGCCAGCAGTCTGTGCGCAAGGAGGAAAGCAAATGATCGCCAAACGTATTATCCCATGTCTGGATGTAAAGGAAGGAACAGTTGTGAAAGGGACAAATTTTGTTTCGCTGCGTGAATTAGGAGACCCTGTGGCAATGGCAGCAGCTTATTCGAAAAGCGGAGCCGACGAAATTGTTTTTCTCGATATTTCTGCAACGCATGAAGGACGAGCTACAATAATGGATATTGTCCGCCAAACTGCATTGCATGTGTTTGTACCATTCACAGTTGGAGGCGGCGTTCGTACAATTGAAGATATGAAGACAATGCTGCAAGCTGGAGCTGATAAAGTAGCGGTTAATTCGGCTGCAGTCACAAATCCAGCGTTGATTACGCAAGGAGCAGAGAGATTCGGTTCCCAATGTATCGTGGTTGCTATTGATGCAAAGCGTTTTGATGACGGCTGGCACGTTGTCACGCACGGCGGGCGCAAAGATACTGGTATTGATGCTATCGAATGGGCGAAAGAAGCCGAAGCAAGAGGTGCAGGAGAGATCTTGCTAACCAGCATGGATGCAGATGGTGTGAAAACCGGTTATGACTTGCCGCTTACCAAAGCAATCGTGGAAAAAGTTCGTATTCCCGTCATCGCGTCAGGAGGCTGTGGCAGTCCTGAACACATAACCGAAGTATTCCAGCAAACAGATGTATCAGCAGCGCTTGCTGCTTCCATCTTCCATGATAAAACATTCAGCATTGATGAAGTGAAACAAAATTGCCAACAGGAAGGAGTGCGCATCCGTGAAGCCTGATTTTACAAAAGGACTTGTCCCAGCCATCGTGCAGGATAGCCAGACGAAGCAAGTGCTGATGCTTGCTTACATGAATGAAGAAGCATACGAAAAAACAGTCGAAACAAAACAAACATGGTTCTATTCCCGCTCAAGAGAAGCGCTATGGAACAAAGGAGCAACGTCTGGTAACACCCAGCAAGTTGTCGACATGAAACTAGACTGTGATCAGGACACCATCCTGATTAGCGTCCTTCCGAAAGGACCAGCCTGCCACACAGGAGAAGTGAGCTGTTTCTATAACGAGACGCCAATTACAGGAGAAACAGAAGAAACAAATATCTTCCATACAGTGATGGAAGAAGCTGAAGATCGGAAAAAACACCCTGTCGAAAATTCCTACACAAACTATTTGTATCAAAAAGGAGTCGATAAAATCGGTAAGAAAGTCATCGAAGAAGCTGGGGAAGTTGTTATTGCAGCAAAAAATGATGACGCAAAAGAATTGGTCAATGAGGTAAGTGATTTGCTGTATCACAGCTTCGTTTTGCTCGCCAATCAAGGCGTTCGCCTGCAGGAAGTTGAAGCAGAGCTAGCACGGCGTTTCCAAAAGAAGGGGAATAATAAAGGAGAGCGTCCGCCGATTGAAGAGTGGTGACGCTCTTCTTTATCATCTAAGAACGCTAAAGGGATTATTGACAACCGTTACGACTCTGCAATACGATATAGCGGACGCGAAGTAGGTAATGCGAGGTACGGCATAAAGTCCTGTGTTACAATGCATCTAGATTAATAATGGGAGAGAACTTCTTGGAAAACATACCAGAAATGCTGATAGGATTACTAGAAGGCTGTGTGCTTGAAATCATTAGCCACGGCGAAACGTATAGCTATGAAATCACAAAACAGCTGCGAGAACTTGGTTTTACAGATGTGATGGAAGGTACAGTGTATACAATTACAACACGTCTTGAGAAAAACAAG from Terribacillus sp. DMT04 encodes the following:
- the hisIE gene encoding bifunctional phosphoribosyl-AMP cyclohydrolase/phosphoribosyl-ATP diphosphatase HisIE encodes the protein MKPDFTKGLVPAIVQDSQTKQVLMLAYMNEEAYEKTVETKQTWFYSRSREALWNKGATSGNTQQVVDMKLDCDQDTILISVLPKGPACHTGEVSCFYNETPITGETEETNIFHTVMEEAEDRKKHPVENSYTNYLYQKGVDKIGKKVIEEAGEVVIAAKNDDAKELVNEVSDLLYHSFVLLANQGVRLQEVEAELARRFQKKGNNKGERPPIEEW
- a CDS encoding PadR family transcriptional regulator — encoded protein: MENIPEMLIGLLEGCVLEIISHGETYSYEITKQLRELGFTDVMEGTVYTITTRLEKNKLVDIEKKPSTMGPPRKFYTLNAAGQKQLKVFWEKWGFISSKINELKTKRT
- the hisF gene encoding imidazole glycerol phosphate synthase subunit HisF encodes the protein MIAKRIIPCLDVKEGTVVKGTNFVSLRELGDPVAMAAAYSKSGADEIVFLDISATHEGRATIMDIVRQTALHVFVPFTVGGGVRTIEDMKTMLQAGADKVAVNSAAVTNPALITQGAERFGSQCIVVAIDAKRFDDGWHVVTHGGRKDTGIDAIEWAKEAEARGAGEILLTSMDADGVKTGYDLPLTKAIVEKVRIPVIASGGCGSPEHITEVFQQTDVSAALAASIFHDKTFSIDEVKQNCQQEGVRIREA